The following nucleotide sequence is from Acidobacteriota bacterium.
CAGGGTCTGGTTGATGACCACGCGGACGCCGTCGCGCTTCACATTCTGGAAGCCGGCGAGCTCGAAGTTGATCTCGTAGGTGCCCGGAGGCAGGGCGAGGAACCGGAACGAACCATCGCCGCCGGTGACCTGCACCTGCGGTTGAATCATCGACGGGCTCGTCGCCGTCACCGTCACGCCGGGCAGAATTGCGCCGGTGTTATCGGTGACCGTGCCGTTAATTCGGCCTCGAAAATCCTGAGCCACGGCCGGGCTCAGGCCGCCGGCTAGCACACACACGCCGATCACTAGGATCGCCTTCAGCATTCGCATTCATTCCTCCAATGGGGACCGCCCCTAGAACAAGTCAGACCAATCGCGGGCGACGTACGTAACGGGTTGTACCGCGCGGGGCTGAGCAACACAATCCGGTCTCACCCCCCTGGAAACTCATGCCTTTCCGGGATACGGCGTTCGCGGGCGCGGGCGCATCCAGACAAGTCTGTAGTTTTCAGAACGCGCTCTCCGGATTGTGCCGGTAGGTCACGCGAGGTACAAGTGCGCCCCATGTTGTGTCGAGTTGTCTTGGCTGCGTGCCGAGCCGATTCGGTGTTGTGTTTGCAATTCGCCGGCGGTGCTCGTCGATCGCGCCCGCTGCAG
It contains:
- a CDS encoding carboxypeptidase-like regulatory domain-containing protein, with the translated sequence MRMLKAILVIGVCVLAGGLSPAVAQDFRGRINGTVTDNTGAILPGVTVTATSPSMIQPQVQVTGGDGSFRFLALPPGTYEINFELAGFQNVKRDGVRVVINQTL